The following is a genomic window from Mycobacterium parmense.
TTCCGGTCGCCCACGTCGGTCCCGGTGCTGTTCGACCCGCAATAGCAAGCCCACCCGGACGTTGCACTTGCCAATCGGCTAGTTTCCAGTAAGGCTCCCCGTAGGGTAACCAGTGCTCTGCGGGACCCCCTCTAAACGAGTCAGAAGAGAGTGACAGATATGACTGAGGCTGTAAAGGTCCGCTTCGAGCCGAAGATGATGATCGACGGCAAACTCGTCGACGGGCAGGCCGGCACCTTCACGAACATCAACCCGGCGACCGAGGAGCCGCTCGGCGAGGTCGCCGACGCGTCCAAGGAGGACATGCACCGGGCCATCGATGCCGCACGGCGCGCGTTCGACGAGTCCGACTGGTCGACCAATCGCGAGCTGCGCAAGCGCTGCCTGCTGCAGTTGCACGAGGCGATCGAATCGGAGAAGGAGGAGCTGCGCGAGGAGCTCATCCTGGAGGTCGGCTCACCGCGGGCCATCACCTTTGGACCGCAGCTGGACGCGCCGCTGGAAGACGGACTGAAGTACCCCGCCAGGCTGATCGACGAATACGCCTGGGAGACCGACCTCGGCGACAAGGTGATCAGCCTGACCGGAACGCTGACCACCCGCAAGGTGTGGCGGGAACCGGTGGGTGTGGTCGGCGCGATCGTGCCGTGGAACTTCCCGTTCGAGGTCACCCTGAACAAGCTCGGCCAGGCGCTGGGCACCGGCAACACCGTGGTACTCAAACCGGCGCCCAACACGCCGTTCAACGCGACCCGGCTCGGCAGGCTGATCGCCGAGAAGACGGACATCCCGCCGGGCGTCGTCAACGTCGTGACCGCGTCCGACCACTTCGTCGGCGAGGAGTTGACGCTGTCGCCGAAGGTCGACCTGATCTCCTTCACCGGTTCGACCGTGGTCGGCCAGCGGATCATGGAGAAGGGCGCCGCGACCATGAAGCGGCTGTTCCTGGAGCTCGGCGGCAAGTCGGCCACGATCGTCCTGGAGGACGCCGACTTCGGGCTCGCGTGCGCGATCGGCATCGCACCATGCATGCACGCCGGGCAGGGCTGCGCGAACCCGACCCGGATGCTGTTGCCGCGGTCGCGCTACGACGAGGGGGTGGCGATCCTCAAGAGCATCTACGAGAACGTCACGTGCGGTGACCCGCAGGACCCCGCCACCCTGTGCGGGCCGGTGATCTCGGAGGTGCAGCGCGACCGTGTGATGGGTTACATCCGCAAGGGCGTCGAGGAAGGCGCCACGGCGCTGGTCGGCGGACCGGACGCGCCCACCGGGTTCGACAAGGGATTCTTCGTCCGGCCAACGCTTTTCACCGGCGTCGACAACTCCATGACCATCGCGCAGGAGGAGATCTTCGGACCCGTGCTGGCGGTCATCCCGTTCGACGACGAGGAGGACGCGATCCGGATCGCCAACGACAGCCGCTACGGGCTGGCGGGCAACGTGATGTCGGGCTCGCTGGAGCGTTCGCTGGCCGTGGCGCGCCGGATCCGCGCCGGCTTCATGGGCGTCAACGGCGGTGCCCCCTATGGCGCCGACACACCGTTCGGTGGCTACAAGTACAGCGGGATCGGTCGACAGAACGGCGTCGCCGGATTCGACCAGTACACCGAGATCAAGTCGGTCGCCTACCCCGCCGGCTGACTGGGTGAGAGCGCTCGGGAGCCGGCCGGCCGCGAACAGGGGTTACCGGCGCTCGAACGTTCAGTCGGTGGTGTGGACGATCAAGACGTCGATGTTGGCCTTGTTGGCGATGCTGCCGGGGACCGAGAAGACCCGGCCGATGAGCGCCGACCGGGCGTTGAGCCCGACATTGCCGACCACCAGCAGGTCGGCGCCGACCTGCTCGGCCAGGTCCACGAGTGCATGTACCGGAGCATCCTGGATCGGCCGTTCTTCGATGTCCTTGGCTCCGGCCGCCTTGGCGCGATCACGGGCGTCGCGCAGGATCGCGTAGATGGGCGCTCTGCCGCTCACCTTGTAGGCCTCGGCTCCGAGGACGTCCTGCGCGCGCGAATCGTTCTCCGGGGGAGAGTAACCCGTGGCGATGATCAGCTTCGCGCCCGACTCCGCGGCAACCGCGCCGGCCCGATCGACCGCCCGCAGCGACGATTCCGAACCGTCGGTGCCAACGACCACGGTCCGATAGTCCGTCATCGACGTCCAGCCTTCGTCCGCAGTTCTCGTCGCCGTTGAGTGAGCATGGCCTCAGTTTCCTATCTCGCCACGGGCTGCGGCAATAAGAATCTCAACCTTAAAGGCGATTCGGCCAGTTTGGCCCCGGTTTCAACCGGCCGGCGCCAGCATGTCCTTCCAGCCATCGTCTCCCGTCTTGCCCGAGTTCTCGACCGCGTACCGCACACCGTCGGGCCCCACCAGCTCGCCGCTCTGCGGGTTGTAGATCGCGGCAGGCGGTCCGTCGGGAGTGTAGAAGCACGGATTCGGTTGCTGCCCACTGCAAGTCACGACTCCCGAACCCGGCCGCTGTAGTGCGTCGCTCACGGGAGGCGGCGTCCCCGCCACCCGGTCCGAGGGCGCGGGGTTGACGCCGTTGTCGACCGATGGCGCGGGGATCACCTGCCCCGGCTTCACCGGCTGATCGCAGCGCGCGGCGGGAGCGGGACAGGTCAGAATCTGGTTGGGGTCGCCGTACCACGGGTTGGTGCCTGCCGGGACGTAGGGTTTGGTGTCGCGGCACTCTCGCGGCGTCGCAGCACGCTTGCCGGGGACGTCGACACACGGCAGGTTGCGTGCTCCGCGCACGGCGTTCGCCGGATTGTCCTGCGGGATCTTGCAATACGTTCCGGACGGCATCGGCGCCAGGCTGGTGTCCGCCGGAGACCGCCACTGAGGCGCGGGCAGAAAGCCGGTCAGGCACGGTGGGGGCTGGTTGATGGTCAACGAGGTGCCGAGCGAGGCGTAGCCGGGGAAGGGCGAGGTCACCGTCTGGCCCTCGGCGGCGCCCTGCGGGTAGGCCACCAGCAGTTGCTCGACGCCCTTGTGATAGCGCTTGAGCATCTCCAGCACGATCTCGAGGTTGGCCAGTGTCTGCGGCAGCGACTCGCGGACGTCGCCGAATACCGCGTTGACCTGATCGGCGGTGGGCGCCGCCCGGCTCAGGATGTTCTGGACGTGGTCGTCGTTCGCGGCGCTCTGTGCCGCCAGGACGTTCAAGTTGTGCGCCCAGCGCCAAATCGAGTCAGTCGAATCGACCTGGCTGTCGATGATCGGACCGGAGTTTTCGATGATGTCGTCGACGTCTGCGATGTTGGTCTTGAAGTCGCCGGCGATGGCCTGCGTCGCGTCGACCAGCCGTTGCAGCGCCGGGCCCAATCCGCCTACGGCTTGGGCGGTTTCGTCGAGCAGCGCGGCGATCTTGTCTTTGGGCAGCGCGGCCAGCCCCCGGTTGGCGGCGTCCAGGGCCGGGCCGATCTCGGTGGGCACCGTGCCTTTGGTGATGGTCTGTCCCGGGGAGAAGTATCTGCCCGGGTTGCCCGACGACACCAGATCCAGATACTGCTCACCGACCGCGGATACCGAGTGGACGTTCGCCGACGCGTCGACGGGGATCTTGAAGCGGTTGGCGATGCTCATGGTCGCCCGCGCGCCGGTCTCGGTCGGCTCGACGGCCGTGATCACACCGATGGTCTCGCCGCGGTAGGTCACGTTGGCCGTCTTGTACAGGCCGCCGGACGCGGGTAGTTCCGCCTTCAGGGTGTATTGGCCGATGCCCGCCGCGGCGGGAATCCGGAGGTAATACCAGCCCAGCGCGATCGCCGTGACGACGGACAGGACGCCGAACAGGATCAGCTGGCGCCAGATGAAGCGGGTCAGCATTGCCTGTCCGCCCTCACGACCAGTGGCCCGCCCGGGGCGTCGTTCGGGTTCGGCGTGTACCGGACATCGGGGATCATCGTGTTGGGGTCGCGGCCCCACGACTGCT
Proteins encoded in this region:
- a CDS encoding aldehyde dehydrogenase family protein, with translation MTEAVKVRFEPKMMIDGKLVDGQAGTFTNINPATEEPLGEVADASKEDMHRAIDAARRAFDESDWSTNRELRKRCLLQLHEAIESEKEELREELILEVGSPRAITFGPQLDAPLEDGLKYPARLIDEYAWETDLGDKVISLTGTLTTRKVWREPVGVVGAIVPWNFPFEVTLNKLGQALGTGNTVVLKPAPNTPFNATRLGRLIAEKTDIPPGVVNVVTASDHFVGEELTLSPKVDLISFTGSTVVGQRIMEKGAATMKRLFLELGGKSATIVLEDADFGLACAIGIAPCMHAGQGCANPTRMLLPRSRYDEGVAILKSIYENVTCGDPQDPATLCGPVISEVQRDRVMGYIRKGVEEGATALVGGPDAPTGFDKGFFVRPTLFTGVDNSMTIAQEEIFGPVLAVIPFDDEEDAIRIANDSRYGLAGNVMSGSLERSLAVARRIRAGFMGVNGGAPYGADTPFGGYKYSGIGRQNGVAGFDQYTEIKSVAYPAG
- a CDS encoding universal stress protein → MTDYRTVVVGTDGSESSLRAVDRAGAVAAESGAKLIIATGYSPPENDSRAQDVLGAEAYKVSGRAPIYAILRDARDRAKAAGAKDIEERPIQDAPVHALVDLAEQVGADLLVVGNVGLNARSALIGRVFSVPGSIANKANIDVLIVHTTD
- a CDS encoding virulence factor Mce family protein — protein: MLTRFIWRQLILFGVLSVVTAIALGWYYLRIPAAAGIGQYTLKAELPASGGLYKTANVTYRGETIGVITAVEPTETGARATMSIANRFKIPVDASANVHSVSAVGEQYLDLVSSGNPGRYFSPGQTITKGTVPTEIGPALDAANRGLAALPKDKIAALLDETAQAVGGLGPALQRLVDATQAIAGDFKTNIADVDDIIENSGPIIDSQVDSTDSIWRWAHNLNVLAAQSAANDDHVQNILSRAAPTADQVNAVFGDVRESLPQTLANLEIVLEMLKRYHKGVEQLLVAYPQGAAEGQTVTSPFPGYASLGTSLTINQPPPCLTGFLPAPQWRSPADTSLAPMPSGTYCKIPQDNPANAVRGARNLPCVDVPGKRAATPRECRDTKPYVPAGTNPWYGDPNQILTCPAPAARCDQPVKPGQVIPAPSVDNGVNPAPSDRVAGTPPPVSDALQRPGSGVVTCSGQQPNPCFYTPDGPPAAIYNPQSGELVGPDGVRYAVENSGKTGDDGWKDMLAPAG